The following are encoded in a window of Coregonus clupeaformis isolate EN_2021a chromosome 34, ASM2061545v1, whole genome shotgun sequence genomic DNA:
- the LOC121549515 gene encoding DNA repair protein XRCC2, whose translation MTTTTAKMTENGAQLFARLEGRRSLRDIEPHIFPDGAGPIQGDVVEFHGTEGSGKTETMYHLVTHCILPADRGGLEVEVMYVDTDYHFDMLRLVTVLEQRLGEDAKGEDGGAAVEPEERVRACLGRLFVVHCSSSVQLLLTLHYLENTFCSRPALCLLVIDSISAFYWVDRSGGGESVAKQEANLRKCSELLDRLLRDYRIVVFATTHAIMRNYGHSAQAEVAAMTPGPSEPSSSSSSWRRWSSSHASNFDKAYLSRAWQRLVTHRVLFSKGEVTKDRKQVFSAACTTTRTRGAKCSSFCVMEGGVQFL comes from the exons ATGACAACAACTACTGCCAAAATGACAGAGAATGGTGCACAA TTGTTTGCTAGGTTGGAGGGGAGACGGTCATTGAGGGACATTGAACCTCACATCTTTCCTGACGGTGCTGGACCTATTCAAG GTGACGTAGTGGAGTTCCATGGCACCGAGGGAAGTGGGAAGACGGAGACCATGTACCATCTGGTGACCCACTGCATCCTCCCAGCCGACCGGGGGGGCCTGGAGGTGGAAGTCATGTACGTGGACACCGACTACCACTTTGACATGCTGAGGCTGGTGACAGTACTGGAGCAGCGCCTGGGGGAGGATGCAAAAGGAGAGGATGGTGGGGCGGCAGTAGAGCCTGAGGAGAGGGTGCGAGCCTGCCTAGGCCGACTCTTCGTAGTTCACTGCTCCAGCTCGGTCCAACTGCTTCTCACACTGCACTATCTGGAGAATACCTTCTGCAGCCGGCCCGCTCTGTGCCTATTGGTCATCGACAGTATCTCAGCCTTCTATTGGGTGGACCGGAGCGGGGGAGGGGAGAGCGTGGCCAAGCAGGAAGCCAACCTCAGGAAGTGTTCAGAGCTCCTGGACCGGCTGCTGAGGGACTACCGTATAGTGGTGTTCGCCACCACGCACGCCATCATGAGGAACTATGGGCACTCGGCTCAGGCTGAGGTGGCGGCCATGACACCTGGACCTTCTGAGCCTTCCTCATCGTCTTCCTCCTGGAGACGGtggtcctcctctcatgcctcaAACTTTGACAAGGCCTACCTCAGCAGGGCCTGGCAGAGGCTAGTGACACACAGGGTGCTGTTCTCCAAAGGAGAGGTGACCAAGGACAGAAAGCAGGTGTTTTCAGCTGCATGCACCACCACAAGGACAAGAGGCGCTAAATGCTCCTCTTTCTGTGTTATGGAAGGGGGTGTTCAGTTTTTATGA